The proteins below come from a single Chrysoperla carnea chromosome 1, inChrCarn1.1, whole genome shotgun sequence genomic window:
- the LOC123305148 gene encoding protein TRC8 homolog produces the protein MSIRTKILSVVDTILRVPPLFVIDELLKIGLGLPYITENEIDITDTIVEPYENVTTKFNDHFHANTNEATFYSVIFLTLLRFGFCCLACMAALCVFTLTTKHLMIVYMYLASVGLIFISYWANVSTVKIVISILETMDVSKTSLLEDLLSLNFEQLMEPAGYASTIIQNCIIQYLLGTFFSYIYIGPRYNIIQKLLPISFMAPSLLSVLPLPEMVLYHTPVFAALLPLAIVKFIIWYSVFSIFQTLYGGYQHARTFITNYGLSALVETEWLRLNVPCVLRTFWFLRALENCFSFAMYKFAADSTYKLMDMQAILELLKNVMVSGCETLTAVLGMASVVSFICHYFGCFFQWILLTEDEDDKSVGTVAAILFYILALQTGLTSLDPEKRFIRLCRNCCLMFTALLHFIHNLVNPLLMSLSASHNPALHKHLRALGVCVFLIVYPLILLFYLWGHLKMSTWLFSVTAFSIEVIVKVCVSLMIYSLFLIDAYRVTFWEKLDDYVYYIRAFGNTVQFMFGIFLLFNGAWIITFESGGAIRAIMMCIHAYFNIWCEAKAGWSVFMKRRTAVNKINSLPEANLEQLVKLNDVCAICYQEMKNAKVTKCKHYFHGVCLRKWLYVQDRCPLCHEILYKVDNNELNKDDQQHQPGEGGDGDEAANGDVADLEDDFHEEPVLDPLLNEFVIDYNDENIPLIDTR, from the exons ATGTCGATTCGGACTAAAATATTAAGTGTTGTGGATACCATTTTACGAGTACCACCATTATTTGTGATTGATGAACTATTAAAAATTGGGTTAGGTTTACCATATATCActgaaaatgaaattgatattaCTGATACCATTGTGGAACCATACGAAAATGTTACAACGAAATTCAATGATCATTTTCATGCCAACACGAATGAGGCAACTTTTTATAGTGTGATCTTTCTAACATTGTTACGATTTGGATTTTGTTGTTTAG catGTATGGCTGCATTATGCGTGTTTACGCTAACAACAAAACACCTCATGATTGTATACATGTACCTAGCATCAGTGGGCCTAATATTTATATCGTATTGGGCGAATGTAAGCACcgtaaaaatagtaattagtaTATTAGAAACAATGGACGTATCAAAAACAAGTTTACTTGAAGATTTACTATCGTTAAATTTTGAACAACTAATGGAACCAGCTGGTTACGCTTCAACCATTATCCAAAATTGTATTATCCAATatttattaggaacatttttctCTTATATCTATATCGGTCCCAGATATAATATTATCCAAAAACTATTACCCATATCATTTATGGCTCCATCCTTATTAAGTGTTTTACCATTACCAGAAATGGTTTTGTATCATACTCCCGTTTTTGCAGCCCTATTACCTTTggcaattgtaaaatttataatatggtATTCGGtgtttagtatttttcaaacattatatGGTGGATATCAACATGCTCGGACATTTATCACAAATTATGGTCTTTCGGCGTTAGTTGAAACAGAATGGTTACGCTTAAATGTACCATGTGTTTTGCGAACATTCTGGTTTTTACGAGCcttggaaaattgtttttcctttGCCATGTACAAATTTGCTGCTGATTCCACGTATAAATTAATGGATATGCAAGCAATTTTGGagctattaaaaaatgttatggtTTCTGGATGTGAGACTCTAACAGCTGTACTTGGTATGGCAAGCGTTGTATCATTTATTTGTCACTACTTTGGATGTTTCTTCCAATGGATTTTACTCACTGAAGATGAAGATGACAAAAGTGTTGGAACTGTTGccgctattttattttatatacttgcATTACAAACAGGATTAACTAGTTTAGATCCAGAAAAAAGATTTATACGCTTATGCCGTAATTGTTGTTTAATGTTTACGGCCCTATTACATTTTATCCATAATTTAGTGAATCCATTATTAATGAGTCTAAGTGCATCGCATAATCCAGCACTGCATAAACATCTTCGAGCATTGGGAGTTTGTGTATTTTTGATAGTTTAtccactaattttattattctatttatgGGGACATTTAAAAATGTCTACATGGTTATTTTCCGTCACTGCATTTAGTATCGAAGTTATTGTGAAAGTATGCGTTTCGTTAATGATCTACTCTCTGTTTCTAATCGATGCCTATCGTGTCACGTTTTGGGAAAAGCTCGATGACTACGTATATTATATACGAGCTTTTGGCAATACCGTACAATTTatgtttggaatatttttactGTTTAATGGAGCATGGATTATTACGTTTGAATCGGGTGGAGCGATTCGTGCAATTATGATGTGTATTCATGCATACTTCAATATTTGGTGCGAAGCCAAAGCGGGATGGTCTGTGTTTATGAAACGACGTACAGCggtgaataaaattaatagtttaccTGAAGCAAATTTAGAACAATTGGTGAAATTGAATGATGTATGTGCGATATGTTATCAAGAAATGAAGAATGCAAAAGTTACGAagtgtaaacattattttcatgGCGTGTGTTTGCGTAAATGGTTGTATGTGCAAGATCGATGTCCTTTATGTCacgaaattttgtataaagttgataataatgagTTAAATAAAGATGATCAACAACATCAGCCTGGTGAAGGGGGTGATGGGGATGAAGCAGCTAATGGAGATGTGGCGGACTTGGAAGATGATTTTCATGAAGAACCAGTTCTAGATCCTCTATTAAATGAATTTGTAATCGATTATAATGACGAAAATATTCCTTTAATCGATACAAGATGA